One window of the Triticum dicoccoides isolate Atlit2015 ecotype Zavitan chromosome 3B, WEW_v2.0, whole genome shotgun sequence genome contains the following:
- the LOC119275590 gene encoding uncharacterized protein LOC119275590 isoform X2 produces the protein MMVVVRMPDGQYSLELARAGCLFIRSLICAFTYTFAKRKSWNGTINWDEHFRVVNGLVRISKAAVSNLEGPSMQLDVNELILFIQKNFSNKTAKLVSIYPPYFDNLFTVLKSLQIAVLLPHDRLVLETHVCLMESFDRLIFAILLKRKHDGLLGDELNKWNTCINQAMAPNEFETSLDKVPVFEDVFKAAAERKEEYSKTKFSAFRLSRDYPVHVLSHKNVTTKENSISTTVERFKDDSGVELMLAANMPQYLATLHQSLIVAGVDIYREL, from the exons ATGATGGTTGTGGTGAGAATGCCTGATGGCCAGTATTCCTTGGAGTTAGCAAGAGCGGGTTGCTTGTTTATTAGATCTTTAATTTGTGCATTCACGTATACCTTTGCCAAGCGCAAGTCTTGGAATGGTACAATAAACTGGGATGAACATTTCAGAGTAGTCAATGGATTGGTGCGAATTTCAAAGGCCGCAGTGTCTAATTTGGAAGGTCCATCCATGCAACTGGATGTGAATGAGCTCATTCTCTTCATTCAGAAGAACTTTTCCAACAAGACTGCTAAGCTTGTCTCAATTTACCCTCCCTACTTTGATAATCTTTTTACGGTATTAAAATCATTGCAAATAGCAGTCTTACTTCCGCATGACCGGTTAGTTCTGGAGACTCATGTATGTTTGATGGAGTCCTTTGACAGACTAATATTTGCTATTCTCCTTAAGAGAAAACATGACGGACTTCTGGGAGATGAATTGAATAAGTGGAACACATGCATAAATCAGGCAATGGCCCCCAATGAATTTGAAACAAGTTTGGATAAGGTTCCTGTGTTTGAAGATGTTTTTAAGGCGGCGGCGGAAAGGAAGGAGGAATATTCAAAGACCAAATTTTCTGCATTTCGTCTATCTAGAGATTATCCAGTACATGTCCTTAGTCACAAGAACGTTACAACC AAAGAAAATTCAATTTCTACAACTGTTGAACGCTTTAAAGACGACAGTGGTGTGGAGCTGATGCTGGCAGCCAACATGCCACAGTATCTTGCTACCTTACACCAGTCACTTATAGTTGCGGGTGTTGATATCTATAGAGA gctttag
- the LOC119275589 gene encoding uncharacterized protein LOC119275589 produces MASASPSWAILGSVPRVLAADADLPPGADLSLALPEPPRVAILTIPPRIFPGRTTSRSFPSVRAVDASGLLLLHADQGPAKGPTVIDLPSRRESCWRPNVAGYFVLDAKSASALPLPNPEYIMHPGHLGLIASPADAGHYMVAELQMILGGDRADLLCFSSEAGEWVTKDVRYPLPSRPLSPNGVVSHSGRLWWVDLSWCLLTCDPFADAPVLRVVPLPEGKALKSREAWGLLDKYRCVAVSGGKLRFVDMYSNRNSGGSAQIGVWTLADPDSTEWTLEYEATFTEIWDDASYKAIGLPRKIPVLALIHPTNPDVVYFFLDEHLLGVDVRARKVVECEVYELVAPPSQHVGTRFVHAWQLPRTPCSDDDVTCPSQSSRVPKPVCKFFLTLQGCKNGNSCSFSHDCGSSNSKNGDGHAVESDSGTNGINLLDEINVFIRHGGPTLSLQVKLDEPSKLMMNTLRTRTRNYFADMYFWYG; encoded by the exons ATGGCTTCCGCCTCGCCGTCGTGGGCCATCCTGGGCAGCGTGCCGCGGGTGCTGGCTGCCGACGCCGACCTCCCTCCGGGCGCCGACCTCTCCCTCGCGCTGCCGGAGCCACCGCGCGTTGCGATCCTCACCATCCCCCCGCGCATCTTCCCGGGCCGCACCACCTCCAGAAGCTTCCCTTCCGTCCGCGCCGTCGacgcctccggcctcctcctcctccatgccgACCAAGGCCCCGCCAAGGGCCCCACCGTCATCGACCTCCCCAGCCGCCGGGAGTCCTGCTGGCGCCCAAACGTCGCGGGATACTTCGTCCTCGACGCCAAATCCGCGTCCGCCCTCCCGCTTCCCAATCCCGAGTACATCATGCACCCGGGCCACCTCGGCCTCATCGCCTCCCCAGCCGACGCCGGCCACTACATGGTCGCTGAGCTCCAGATGATCCTCGGCGGCGACCGTGCCgacctcctctgcttctcctctgAAGCCGGGGAATGGGTCACCAAGGACGTCCGCTACCCGCTTCCATCCCGCCCCTTGAGCCCCAATGGCGTGGTCTCGCACTCCGGGAGGCTTTGGTGGGTCGACCTCTCCTGGTGCCTCCTCACGTGCGACCCCTTCGCCGACGCGCCGGTGCTGAGGGTCGTCCCGCTTCCGGAGGGCAAGGCGCTCAAATCGAGGGAAGCTTGGGGACTGCTCGACAAGTACCGCTGCGTGGCTGTCAGCGGCGGCAAGCTGCGGTTCGTCGACATGTACAGCAACCGTAACAGCGGCGGCTCTGCTCAGATCGGCGTCTGGACGCTCGCCGATCCGGACTCCACGGAGTGGACGCTGGAGTATGAGGCCACCTTTACAGAGATCTGGGACGACGCAAGCTACAAGGCGATTGGTCTGCCCAGGAAGATCCCCGTGCTTGCGCTCATCCACCCTACGAACCCCGACGTGGTCTACTTCTTTCTGGACGAGCACCTGCTCGGCGTGGACGTGCGTGCTCGCAAGGTTGTGGAGTGTGAGGTCTACGAGCTGGTTGCCCCACCTAGCCAGCACGTGGGCACCCGTTTCGTTCATGCTTGGCAGCTGCCACGGACTCCCTGTTCAG ATGATGATGTTACGTGTCCTTCCCAATCGTCTCGTGTCCCCAAACCAGTATGCAAGTTCTTCCTTACATTACAG GGTTGTAAAAATGGCAACTCTTGTTCATTTTCACATGATTGTGGCTCCTCGAACTCAAAAAATGGAGATGGGCATGCAGTGGAGTCTGATTCAGGGACAAATGGTATTAACCTGTTAGATGAAATAAAT GTTTTCATTAGGCATGGGGGCCCAACCTTATCACTGCAGGTGAAGTTGGATGAACCCTCGAAGCTCATGATGAACACACTTCGAACTAGAACAAGGAATTATTTTGCTGATATGTATTTCTGGTATGGCTGA
- the LOC119275590 gene encoding uncharacterized protein LOC119275590 isoform X1 yields the protein MMVVVRMPDGQYSLELARAGCLFIRSLICAFTYTFAKRKSWNGTINWDEHFRVVNGLVRISKAAVSNLEGPSMQLDVNELILFIQKNFSNKTAKLVSIYPPYFDNLFTVLKSLQIAVLLPHDRLVLETHVCLMESFDRLIFAILLKRKHDGLLGDELNKWNTCINQAMAPNEFETSLDKVPVFEDVFKAAAERKEEYSKTKFSAFRLSRDYPVHVLSHKNVTTKENSISTTVERFKDDSGVELMLAANMPQYLATLHQSLIVAGVDIYREYVLKHLFCVLLNIF from the exons ATGATGGTTGTGGTGAGAATGCCTGATGGCCAGTATTCCTTGGAGTTAGCAAGAGCGGGTTGCTTGTTTATTAGATCTTTAATTTGTGCATTCACGTATACCTTTGCCAAGCGCAAGTCTTGGAATGGTACAATAAACTGGGATGAACATTTCAGAGTAGTCAATGGATTGGTGCGAATTTCAAAGGCCGCAGTGTCTAATTTGGAAGGTCCATCCATGCAACTGGATGTGAATGAGCTCATTCTCTTCATTCAGAAGAACTTTTCCAACAAGACTGCTAAGCTTGTCTCAATTTACCCTCCCTACTTTGATAATCTTTTTACGGTATTAAAATCATTGCAAATAGCAGTCTTACTTCCGCATGACCGGTTAGTTCTGGAGACTCATGTATGTTTGATGGAGTCCTTTGACAGACTAATATTTGCTATTCTCCTTAAGAGAAAACATGACGGACTTCTGGGAGATGAATTGAATAAGTGGAACACATGCATAAATCAGGCAATGGCCCCCAATGAATTTGAAACAAGTTTGGATAAGGTTCCTGTGTTTGAAGATGTTTTTAAGGCGGCGGCGGAAAGGAAGGAGGAATATTCAAAGACCAAATTTTCTGCATTTCGTCTATCTAGAGATTATCCAGTACATGTCCTTAGTCACAAGAACGTTACAACC AAAGAAAATTCAATTTCTACAACTGTTGAACGCTTTAAAGACGACAGTGGTGTGGAGCTGATGCTGGCAGCCAACATGCCACAGTATCTTGCTACCTTACACCAGTCACTTATAGTTGCGGGTGTTGATATCTATAGAGAGTATGTCCTGAAACATCTCTTTTGTGTTCTTCTAAATATCTTTTAA